CATGGTAAACACACTTGCTGAGCAATGGTAGTACACGGGTTCTGTCATCTCCCAGCTGAAATGGCATGTCTCACAGAAACATCAAATGAATTCTTTCATCATAGCGACGTGAGCAGCACAGGCACACATCAAATAACTATAATGGTTCCTAGATGAACTTTACTACTACAGTATGGTCCGAAGTCAATTGAGAAAAGTAGGAATGGTTCTAGTCCTCAAAACtaggatgaaaaaaaaaacactacaTCGTGTTGCCATGACTCCAACTCTAGCATAGGTTTCTAACTTCATCCGTCAAGGGATGCCATGTTTGGTGTCAATTAACTAGCTGAGATAGTAATTTTGCCTTCCAAAAACGGGCACAACATCAAGCTTTCTGTAGCATCTCTTCATAGTGACAGTCTGAAAGTATCGACCCATAGCTGCCTCCCCATCTCACAGCAGCAGTCCCATGTAGGTGGAGATCACCATCGGGCCCTGACCATGAACCCCAAGCCCCTAACTGCCCGGTGCGGGGCTCCCGAACTAACACTACTATAGAAAAAGGTTATCCCTTCACCCTTGTCACAGTAGTTTATTACTACATAACCAGCGGTGAATTTGTTGTCACCGCTGATTTGATACCAAGTGGAGCGTTGGCTGATCTGATTGGCAGTGGAAACCCTTTGCACTGCTGGCTCGGTGTATTGTCTGGCAGTGGAAACCACCTTGATTATTATCACTGCCGGATCACACGCTGAGCTGACAGTGAAAACACTTTTCACTGCTAGATTAAATGCCCAGTCCCCAGCAACCTTGGAACAGGCAGTTTTTGCGCCAGTTATTGAATAAACAACAATAATAAGGATGTGGCGATGATCACATATGTAGTGGTGTATGTTAAAAGTGAAATTTAAGAAGCACATTCACATATAGTTCTACCGGCAACTGCCTTGTATCTAACAAACTAGCCTTATTATTTCTGGATATGATGACTACGCTACCAAGTGTTTTGGAGTTCACAAGAATTGAACATACTACTGAATGTTAAAGATGGCAAATGAGTGTCAGGTCACTTATGCTTCTCTATTCTAATGGTTATACGTTGCAATCTCAAGCCTTGATGTAAATGGTTGAAGTCCAAAAAGAAATACAGCAACGAGCCTTATTGATCGGGGTTCAAATTTGAACTAAAGATGAATCCAAAAAGCTCCTGAAACATACAACCTGAAATTATTGTGCAAAAAGTAGTAAAAACCACACAACGTTACATTTACCACACGCCTGAAATTAGTCAACGAGTACCTGCCTCCCCTTGCGAAGCACAAAGAAACCAACTTCAACATTTGGATGACACATGCTACGGACCTTCTCACGTACTTCCTTGGGCATAGAACAAAACTCGTCATTGATGAGCAACCTTTTAAGGACTCCTGCATTGTTGGATAGGAACTCCACAAGTTCCATTTGCTCATGAGAACCTGAAAACCCACTGATTTCTGCCACTTCAAGTGAATTGAGATCAATGCCATCAATCTTGCGACTCTCTTCTGAACGACAAAGGCAAGACGGCAGGCAAGAATGCATCTGGAAATAAAAAGAGAATGCAACAAAATTGCAGTAGTGGAGAATATTGATAATATTCATAACTCAACAAAGCTTTCTTTTGATGGTGCCAGCTGTAATAAATCAAACATATCTTAAGAACACTGCAGCACTACATAGTGAGGAACCCCACACTTGCCAATACTGCTACCTATGTAGTAACCCTTCATTTACAGCTGGGTCCAGATAACTCAAATTCAAACAAGCTAAGCAACTGAAAAAGATGTATGTGTTCACTAGCAAAATAACAAATCTTTAATTTGGTCCAATTAATAATAGTTTGTATAGACTATCAACATTtcaaaaatgataaataaaCATATCCAAAACCTCAACCACCGTACCCCACCTAAAAGCATATTGCAAAACTCTCAATAATCAAATAACAAGTCAAAGTTTGCAATCAACAATTTTATGGCATGTTATAAACCTAAAAAAAGGTCTTAGAAATTACCACTGGTTGGGGCGAAGAACCACATAAATGTACTTGAAGCTTCTTTGTATCATTGCAACTCCTCAAGAGATGCAACATGACAGGCAGCAAGGCATGGCGTCCCCACCACAAGAATATGCAAAAGCTCTTACATTTGGGCAGCTTATTAGCTTCATTCAGGAAGCTTCCATACCTTGCTGCATCTGTTATGACTCATGAGTAGACAAAAATAAATCAATTAGAGGGTCTGAAAATTAAAAACAACTTGTGATGAAATATGTTAACACCAACACACCATGAAAATCTAGATTGACGCTCAGATTCAAGTCATCAACTCGATGGAACTGCATAGCCAGGGACAACGCCTGTGTAGAAGTTCGCAGAAGCTGGAGCCTACGGCCAACAACAAACCGAATGAGATGAGGATCATAGTGATAATCCCAAGCTACCTTGACAAGCTTCGGAGCAGAGATCTGAGCCTCCATAGGCGGATTAGATATTACGAGCTCTTCAAGACTTGGGGCCGAAATCTCTAGATGCCTTGTCTCTAAGACGTTGAGCATCAGTCTATGCAACGAGTTGGAGTGAATGGAGACATCAAAGATGGCAATCAGCgtaatgaaaagatccaggtccCTCAAGCACGGGCACTGCATGCTCACAAGGGCTGTGAGATCGCTGCCTTGCATGTGGACATAGCCATCTATCTTCAGGGACGTGAGCGCCGCGAACAGCAGGCCGGATGCCTGGGGGCGGAGCCACGTTGTATATGCATACTGAAGATGGAGCTGGATTCGTTTCGCTCGCTGACACACCGGAAGCTCAAGCGCTGCCTCCTCGTCGACGACTTCCGGTGTCGAAACGGCGAAAATCTGAGGCACACAGAGATAGAGATTGAGCTCGCCCACCACGCGCTCCGCTGCGAAGCGGAGCCACGGCGCAATGCGCCCGGCCGAAATGCGGAGGTTGCGCCAATGTTGGTCGGTGGTGTGGGAGACGCCAAGGCGCTCGAGGGTAGGGGCTAGGTAGCCGCCGAGGGCGGCGTCGACGGTGGCAGGGAACGAGgttggcgccgccgctggcggcgCGACGAGGTGGAGCTCGGGCAGGTGCGCCCAGacgcggcgccagcggcgggacAGCACgctggtgcgcgcggcggcggcggcggagcggaggcggaCCAGGATCTCGTGCAGCAGCGCGTCGGGGAGGCCGCTGATGCAGTCCTCCTCGCCGGAGCCggaaccgccgccgcggcggcggcggcgttcgccGTGGATTGAAAGAGGGGCGCCGCTACCACTATCTCCCGGAGTCGACATTGCAATCACCAAATGctgaaacaaaaaacaaaaatggGGTGGGCATCCGTAAGCAGTAAGCACTAGCAGATCCATTTATCCTAATTCCTAAGCATGGCTAAATCAGTAAGCACTAACAGTGGAAGATGGGAGGacaggaccggcggcggcggcggcgacagaaCCGCGCGGGGgctctcggcggcggcgcggcggccgactGGGCTCGCGTCCTCGCAGCGCGCAGGCGTCGGCGTCGCGCGGTCCTCGCGGCCTCGCGCGGTTGCTCGGGTGGCGGCGGTCCTCGGGAGGAGGTGGGAGGCCGCGACCGGGGGTCGGCGGGGGGCGGGGGCAGGGTTGGAATCGGGTGGATGGATAAGGCTTGCCGGTGGGAGCTAGGTTTTTGATGGGCTGGGCTGTATCTATGGCGCTGTTTGTTAGCGTTGCGACATTCGCgctacaaaaataattttacCAAAcgacgaagtttatttgtaaaaaattttCGTAGATTAacgtaatttttcgcgacgattgatcaatgattggctacagtaatactacagtaattaACCTCTAATTATACGattaaagacctcattagattcgtctcacgaagtAGCACAGGGTTGTAgaattaattttataaactgactttatttaatactcgtaATTATTGATCAAAGTTTGTGCTACTTCCTAACACacgcaaaccaaacagggcctatgtATTGTTGGTTCTTTTAGAACATAATAATATTAGAGCCAAGTGTTTGGCTATAAGTCAAGTGTTAAGAGCTAAGTTATACAATAGTTGTTTTATATTTatcttttataaaaaaaattattattatgTGGTACATTTCTCTTTCTTGATCTTCCTCACATACACTTCTATTTGGGTCCACAAATATCTATACTTCTGTGCCAAGCTTGGTGTTAGAACAAGAGCCaagctctcttctctcttctctccttcGCATCAGCAAAACTGCTGACTAGCTTAGCTTTAAGCTCATTATTGTACTTGCTCTTAGGTATTGTTTGTTTccaaggattttttttaaatccctatcacatcaaaaagaattttactattttagattatcaaataaaatttgtttataatttttttttgacagctAAGTACtaattcgcgagatgaatccagtaagcctaattaatctataatttgttACAGTAATATTAcaataaccatccactaatcatggattaatatatcttattagatttgtctcgcagtttagccctaggcttctgcagttagttttataattaatctttatttaatatttctaaataataaaattttctttgatgtgacatggactaaagtttagcccctgaaacCAAACAACCCTTTATATATTTCGAGTAGCCTATTGGATACCGGGTAAGAATTTTAATCTGCACTCTATCCACGAGTAAACTTCTATACTCATATTTATATCCACAGGTAAAACTTCATATTCGTACTCTCACTTATTGGATTGGACATCTGCGGATAAAATTGTCATCTCTATTTAGGCGTTAGGGTATGCGAGGGGTGACCTGTGGACTCAATATAGAAGGGctgattttttttgaagttaTAATTTTACGTTGATGCTTGACTATTGAAGTTATATTTTTATGgtgatatttaatttttttctgaaatgttttcaatttctctatttctatctctatctctatctctcctACTAAAAGGGAAGtaagtaagattttttttttgtcgttCGTCGTTGGCCGCTCCGCACCATCGTTTCGTTTCGTTCGTCTTTGACCGCTCCGCACCATCGTTTCGTTCGCccgttcttttttttctcccgtCCGCCAGTCCAGCCTTTCCGCCTGTCAGTCCAGCCCCCGCCCGCCCCCCGCCTGCGCATCCGCCGCatcggccgcccgccgcccgcctgccCTGCGCATCCGCCGGATCGGAGCGTCGCGCCCCGACGCCCCCGCCCGTCGCACGTCGATCCGCCGACCCCGCGGGGCCGCGATCCCATGCCTCCCCCGCTCCCCCGCAAGGCCGCGGGCGCCTCCGCACCCGCCGGATCAGATCGGGCGCCGCCACGAGGCCGCAAGCGCCAGCGCCCCCCACCACCAGGACGCGACGGCGTCCCTCCTCCGCCCCTTCCCCGCGAGCGCCCGCCTTACACAGAGCCGTGGTAGCTCTGCCAGCCACCGCGCGGCCTCCGCCGATCTATCGCCACCTCTCGCGATCGCCTACGGAGGTGCCTACCCTGCTTCCCTGAGGAGGGGCCTATCGCCGGAGCgccccccctcctctcctcttccaGCCCGGTGAGTCGCCCCAAACAGCTGCTTTTATCAGGATTAACATATTGCTATGGTCTTGTTGGTTGCCCAGTTCATCCTGATTGGTACGTCAAGGCTTTATAGGATGGTTGTAGTGTGGTCCACCATTTTTGGGATTATGACGACCAATTTCGTTCATTTTATCAAAATACTCTTTCTCTCCAATGTGGCTTTAGGATGGTTGTAGTGTGGTCCACCATTTCTTGGATTATGACGACCAATTTTGTTCATTTTATCAAAATACTCTTTCTTTCCAATGTAGCTTTAGGATGGTTGTAGTGTGGTCCACCATTTTTGGGATTTTGACGACCAATTAGTGGTGCTTCTGCTGTGAAATTTTGGGGATTATCAAGTTCATTTTATCAAAATACTCTTTCTCTCCAATGTTCGTTGTGAGCTATTATTTTTGGGGATTATGATGTAGCATGTCAGTTCTTAATAACCACTATTATTTTTTTAGTTCTCCATGGCTTTTTCATGACTTCTTATAATTTTCTCTAATTGAATATAGATGAGTTATGCAGAATTTAGTACTATGTACGGAGCCCATCTGAGTCCCATTTCGGCGTTGCCATGGTTGTTAGCGAAAAATTAAGAATTTTGACTTTTAAAATACTAATATTACTACGCATTTGAAATGGATGGATTATTGTAATAGCATGCTACAGTTTTAATTTTACATTTGCTTTCGTCTCTGAACTTGACAGCGTAAATTCATTTTGATGTTGTCCCATGCTCATGAACCAGCCACACGCAGGGCTTGCGTCAACGTGTGAAAGCAAATGGATCCTCAGAACAATATTAGAGGTATTCTTGGTTTCTCTTATCACCCTAAATGGGTATTGTTGTTACAACCTTTTATTGGTTTCTCTTATCAAACATGTGCTGGACAAGAGTTGATGAATTGCTGATTTAGAGGAGGCCAGCTGATGCTTGCTTACCAGGACATATAATTACTTGAATGATAGAAAATGGCACAAATAGGAGTATTGACTCAATATCTTTGAAAGCTTAAGTACTGTCACTTTTTTCTGGATATAATTCGTGACATCCTCAAGAGCACGTTAAGAGTTCATTTACCTAGTAAAGGGGATGTGAAGGGTATAAGCTAATCTAGAATATCTGATTTGGAGTAGTCCAGCTTTTCCCAAAATTTTGGATAGGGCAATTAAATCTTTTAATGAATCTGTATTTTAGTCATATGTGGGATTGGTCCTGATTCTTGCCTCTGGGTTTTCTAAGCATAAGCATAGTCTGTGCTGCCTTGATGACAGATAACCAAAAAGAGGAGAAGAACAGGAAGCGGCGTGAGGCGTATCAACAGGGAAAAGTCAGTGCTGCCTTGCTGACAGATGAGCAAAGGGAGGAGAAGAACAGGAAGGCATATAAGAGGAAGAAGTGTCATGCACACAACAAGGAAAATAAGCCAGGTTTGCACATGTTTGAGTTAATGGTTGGATTGTTAGTGCACGCTGGTGTAAATTACTGTTTCATCTGATGACCTTTTAATCTGCAGTGGATTTAAATACGAGTAATCCTATTACTAATGCTTTAGACGTATGCGTCATTTCTGAAATGGCTGAACATACATCGGGTATATGTTCATATGTAATTTTCTTGAGTTCATATGCAATTTTTCCATGCCACGAAACCAACTCTACATGTCTACAGGTTCTGCTTTGCTCAATCGTGGAAGTGATAATATTCTGACTCCTCTGAAGACAGTAGATAAAAATACtgaaagaaataaaaagcaTCGTGAAGCTTATCAGAAAATGAGTGTTGAAACACAGAGCAAATCATTTCCTGCAGGTTTGTGTTTAACTAGACCCACAGGCTTCTTTCTGTGAGCAATCATTGTTTTGATGCTATTTGTGCTTGACCATAAGGATAAAAAATTTACTTGGATTGACCCGACCTCAACTCCAGAATGGTGCAAAGATATGCCATACAAGAAGTATGTGCGCGCAATCCTAGATATGAGTATAAAGTATATGAGTGCTATGAGAGTATATGACCAAAAATGGAGCCAGAACATTTTCACGTGGAAAGCTAAAAGTGCAGATGGTATTGTCGAGGATAAAGAAGGGTAACTTAACTCATATCTGAAATTGCAATGTATTCACATAGCATTCAATCACAGGTGTTTAACTGGCTACATAGTTCTGCATATATGGCTGCCTGGAAGCATGTGAGGACTACACCAATATGTGTGGTGCGTATATTATGTTTTTCTACGTTCATGATTCATTTCAGCACAACTTGATGCTTATGTATACACAATCTTAACTCCAGGATGGACACGCACTGAGGAGGAATTTTGTGATTGACGCGCTGGCGTTCGATGGAAACTCATATCGGAAAATACTTCCTGATTGTGTTAAGAAGTGCCTAAGCCGCATCACAGGAAAAGACATTTGAGTTAGAATATGAGATAAATTATTCAAACTATGTTTATGAGATTATTGATACTGTGATTTTGTCTAGATGAATTCTTAATCCATTATAGAtattttgatttcatcgaaTGCAATATTTTTCGGATGTGTAGAATATTGTTTTGGGTTTATTTTTGTTCACTCATAGCACTGGAATGGTTCTTTCAAGTCTAAATTCGCATTATAATATCATGTTGCTAAGGCCAACGTCGTGCTACCCATGCTATACATTACTTTGAGTAAACTTTTACCACTGTAGTTGAATTTTGAAGAAGTTTTATAAAATTGAATAATGAATTAATATATGAATTGATAAAAATTTTGTTGCCCGGGGCACGAACCTACTCTAAATAAATGAATTCATATTTCATCTTTTTCCCACCTAATTAACATACTCTGTATGCTTGAGCAGTTGAGTTAATGCACATGgaggaaaataaacaaaacaaatgGTGCCACGAAAAAGGACATTTGAGGAACACACTTTCCTAAAAATAGAGTAACTTCTTCATCACATCATGTCCATAGCGGGCCCGCTGCCCAATAATACAGTAGGAGTAAATGTCACGCGAGGTACCACAAAACAAGTGGATTATATTGAGTTGCAACATTTTTGTTTACCTAGCTATATTATACGAAGTCTTTTTCTAATTATAATTAGATGGGTCAAAATACCTTAGCCTAACATACTACTAGGACAAATTTTATTCAGAACATAAGCATGCCTGACCTAATTAACCTCTAAAGCCTtcaaaatggaaaaagaataatcTCCATGTGCCAAAATGTAACAATGGACAACATAATTGTGGTACTAGTTcacatggaggtgtgatgcagcTTTGGCAGTAAGTGTCGGAAAAGGGGAATATAACAAAGCTGACCGTAAAGTTCGATGATTCAGCTGTGAAGCCGAGCATCATGCATCTATCTTCTTGCAGTTGTGGTCAACTCGCCATTGCATCAGGAAAGTGGAAGACCGTTAAAACTTGAGGAATCGATTTTCTTCATGAATTCTTTCCGCTCTTTCTTTGATACCTCCCATTCCAAAAGTAGTGCTTCATGTGAAGCCGAGCATGGCCATACTAGGCTTATATGTATTTACACATGAGGTATTCTGTCTACTCATTGTGCTCTATATGTCTATATGATGAACAGACCTATTATTCCAAGTTTAAGCGAATCAGCGAGATGCAGTCACAtactaaaatgacattttacgTGGTACAGTCATCGTCTTATTGACTTATTTATATCCAAAAGATTTATAGAGATCATCACAGTTCTTGCAACATCAAACTGTACTTGTTGCAGGTAGCACCATTCAAGTGGAGGGTGTCTGATGGAGCTTAGCTGGACTATAGTTAATTTGCTGCTACCGGATTGTATATATGGTTTAATGATGGCAGTGGTGGATCCAATATAGTTTTTATGATGGGCTTATTTCCACATATAGACAACTTTAGTCTCTCCTCGCCGTGCATCCATGGCAAAAATTTATAGGAGCTCGTACCCCTCCAGACCAACCGTTGGATCCGCCCCTGAatgatgatgtgctctttgaatGCTGGTAAACCGAATCATTATTAATTTGGTTCAGTCTGGAACAAAAAATTTAGTTTACAGATTATTTTTCTTTAGGACAGAGGGAGCAGCGAATGCAAATAGTAACTGCCAGCAGCAACTAATGCCCAGCGGTACCACTGAATCACATGAGCAAACTGGTTCTTCTCAATTTCGTTTTAAAAATTTTCAGTACCTATTGACATAATCTCATTCATGAAATTCAGCTGATTTTTTTGCATTTACTAGTGAAACCAcgatttttttcaaatttaattGTTGAACCCCGGTAATGATTTTGAGTATGCAGCCTGGAATTTTTGTGATGGCTGGTGCCCGTGATCGCCGACTCCCCACTCCAACTTCCTAGCACCGAGCAAGAGCGCGCAGGGGAGGAGAAGCGTGAACGAGCTGAGCGCCTCGAAGGTGAGCTCACCAGGCTCTGCGAACGTCCTCGCGCTGGTCGCCGTCGCGACGCTGCCATGGTTGCCCCGAGCGCGGCACTTTTGGTACCCTAGCCGTTGCCATCCACTCCATCAGGACGCCGGCGTGTAATCCTCCGACTAGGTAAAGCAAGCGGCCCGACCCCATGATCAGCACTCCCTGCAAGTTCCACATCCTCCTGAAATGCATTTTCCCAGACTGCCGCGAAGTCATTTCCATCTGAACCATGCTTTCCCGATGCCACTTATTCTCATGATCTGCTCGATTGTGTTATCTGCAGGACTATATTTGATAAGAAACGGAGGATGTACACGCAAGGCCCGGCTGATCGATCAACTATGTGTGTGAGGGTGAAGGGTAaaagagattttttttatttttaaccttttttaataatattttaagtttaacccgtattggtttttatttgcaggccgtagcccgtttggtcgcgccaTTGCATGTGGCGCGATAGGGTGGCCACGCTGGCGGCCCGAGCCAGCGCTGCGCCACGGGGGCACTGACGTGGCTGAGCctgtcgcgccatgcgggctgGCGCGATAAGACCAATGTTCTGGGCCCGCGGCAACCCCTT
This genomic interval from Panicum virgatum strain AP13 chromosome 8K, P.virgatum_v5, whole genome shotgun sequence contains the following:
- the LOC120645104 gene encoding uncharacterized protein LOC120645104 isoform X2, yielding MDPQNNIRVCAALMTDNQKEEKNRKRREAYQQGKVSAALLTDEQREEKNRKAYKRKKCHAHNKENKPVDLNTSNPITNALDVCVISEMAEHTSGSALLNRGSDNILTPLKTVDKNTERNKKHREAYQKMSVETQSKSFPAGV
- the LOC120645103 gene encoding F-box/FBD/LRR-repeat protein At1g16930-like, yielding MSTPGDSGSGAPLSIHGERRRRRGGGSGSGEEDCISGLPDALLHEILVRLRSAAAAARTSVLSRRWRRVWAHLPELHLVAPPAAAPTSFPATVDAALGGYLAPTLERLGVSHTTDQHWRNLRISAGRIAPWLRFAAERVVGELNLYLCVPQIFAVSTPEVVDEEAALELPVCQRAKRIQLHLQYAYTTWLRPQASGLLFAALTSLKIDGYVHMQGSDLTALVSMQCPCLRDLDLFITLIAIFDVSIHSNSLHRLMLNVLETRHLEISAPSLEELVISNPPMEAQISAPKLVKVAWDYHYDPHLIRFVVGRRLQLLRTSTQALSLAMQFHRVDDLNLSVNLDFHDAARYGSFLNEANKLPKCKSFCIFLWWGRHALLPVMLHLLRSCNDTKKLQVHLCGSSPQPVMHSCLPSCLCRSEESRKIDGIDLNSLEVAEISGFSGSHEQMELVEFLSNNAGVLKRLLINDEFCSMPKEVREKVRSMCHPNVEVGFFVLRKGRQLGDDRTRVLPLLSKCVYHDRSVALVLSQSHHLRNELLVACDYYVELRGTDEKR
- the LOC120645104 gene encoding uncharacterized protein LOC120645104 isoform X3, whose protein sequence is MDPQNNIRVCAALMTDNQKEEKNRKRREAYQQGKVSAALLTDEQREEKNRKAYKRKKCHAHNKENKPVDLNTSNPITNALDVCVISEMAEHTSGSALLNRGSDNILTPLKTVDKNTERNKKHREAYQKMSVETQSKSFPAG
- the LOC120645104 gene encoding uncharacterized protein LOC120645104 isoform X1 → MDPQNNIRDNQKEEKNRKRREAYQQGKVSAALLTDEQREEKNRKAYKRKKCHAHNKENKPVDLNTSNPITNALDVCVISEMAEHTSGSALLNRGSDNILTPLKTVDKNTERNKKHREAYQKMSVETQSKSFPAGLCLTRPTGFFL